TGTGGGTCCTTTGGGTCTTTGCGAGCCATACGCGAAAAGCTTAGGCCAGAAATTATGGGAAATTCGCTTGAGAGGAAAGGATGGCATTGCGCGGGTAATTTATGTGGCTTTGTCTAATCAAACAGTAGGCATTTTGCATGCTTTTATCAAGAAGACCCAGAAGACACCAAAACAGGCCCTTGATTGTGCGAAAAAGAGATTAAAGGAGTTATGACAATGGAAAAATGGCAAGATTTTGACGTCCTTAAAAAAAAATGGTTAGAAGACCAAAATTTCAAAGAAACTTATGATGCGCTGGAGCTTGACTACAAAGTTGTTTTGGAACTTATCAAGGCTCGCTCCAGAGCAGGCTTAACCCAAGAGGCATTAGCTAACAAAATGGGGACAACGCAATCGGTCATTGCGCGATTGGAGTCAGGGAAGACGCTACCCAGCCTTAAAACCCTTCACAAATATGCTGAAGCAACTGGGAGCCATGTTCAAGTTCACATAAGATAAGGATGGTCCTCACCTAAAATCTCTTGGCCCTGCTGGGCAATTCAGGCCTGGCAGCAGCTTTTGGCCAAGGTGCGAACTTTGGCAATGTATCCTGCGCGCTCTTCATACCGGTGTGTTCTTGAATCTTAAAAGTTGTAACCCAACCAAGGGCACAAAAAAACATAAAGCAAACACAAATTCGCCCATCAAAATCATATGAACGATAATGACACCTTCTGCTAAATAAACTGTTCTATGTAATTGTTTCCATTTAGGAAAGGTCAATTTTTTTACGGAACGATTATTACTGCTGATTGCCAA
This is a stretch of genomic DNA from Candidatus Finniella inopinata. It encodes these proteins:
- a CDS encoding type II toxin-antitoxin system RelE/ParE family toxin — encoded protein: MRWKIVVHQKALEEIDNLPVEMRAKLARLLEIIQSVGPLGLCEPYAKSLGQKLWEIRLRGKDGIARVIYVALSNQTVGILHAFIKKTQKTPKQALDCAKKRLKEL
- a CDS encoding helix-turn-helix transcriptional regulator → MEKWQDFDVLKKKWLEDQNFKETYDALELDYKVVLELIKARSRAGLTQEALANKMGTTQSVIARLESGKTLPSLKTLHKYAEATGSHVQVHIR